Proteins encoded within one genomic window of Bombina bombina isolate aBomBom1 chromosome 1, aBomBom1.pri, whole genome shotgun sequence:
- the LOC128659607 gene encoding gamma-crystallin 1-like — protein sequence MGKIIFYEDKNYQGRSYECRSDCSDLHSYFNRCNSIRVENGNWMLYENSNYRGRQYFLRRGEYPDFQHWLGFNDSIRSCRLIPQERGSFRIRVYEKEDFRGQMMEFTEDCPNVFTEFNFRDIYSCNVLEGHWVFYDQQNFRGRQYYLRPAEYRRYTDWGALTPRVSSFRRVQDFYQNV from the exons ATGGGAAAG ATTATATTCTACGAGGACAAGAACTACCAAGGACGTTCCTATGAGTGCAGGTCTGACTGTTCTGACCTGCACTCCTACTTTAACCGTTGCAACTCCATCCGTGTGGAAAATGGAAACTGGATGCTCTATGAGAATTCTAATTACAGAGGACGTCAATACTTTTTGAGAAGAGGAGAGTATCCTGACTTTCAGCATTGGTTGGGTTTCAATGATTCAATTCGTTCTTGTCGACTGATCCCTCAG GAAAGAGGCTCCTTCAGGATCAGAGTCTATGAGAAGGAAGACTTTCGAGGTCAAATGATGGAGTTTACTGAAGACTGTCCAAATGTCTTTACAGAATTTAACTTCCGTGATATCTACTCTTGCAATGTACTTGAAGGACACTGGGTCTTCTATGATCAGCAAAATTTCAGAGGACGTCAATATTATTTAAGACCTGCTGAATATAGAAGATACACTGACTGGGGAGCTCTTACTCCAAGAGTCAGCTCATTCAGGAGAGTGCAAGATTTTTATCAAAATGTTTAA